The proteins below come from a single Phocoena sinus isolate mPhoSin1 chromosome 2, mPhoSin1.pri, whole genome shotgun sequence genomic window:
- the NOP10 gene encoding H/ACA ribonucleoprotein complex subunit 3: MRSSRFCVVMFLQYYLNEEGDRVYTLKKLDPMGQQTCSAHPARFSPDDKYSRHRVTIKKRFKVLMTQQPRPVL; the protein is encoded by the exons ATGAGAAGCTCACGCTTCTGTGTGGTCATGTTTCTCCAGTATTACCTCAACGAGGAAGGAGACCGGGTCTACACGCTGAAG AAGCTTGACCCTATGGGACAGCAGACCTGCTCGGCCCACCCTGCTCGGTTCTCCCCAGACGACAAATACTCTCGACACCGAGTCACCATCAAGAAACGCTTCAAGGTGCTCATGACCCAGCAACCGCGCCCCGTCCTCTGA
- the NUTM1 gene encoding NUT family member 1 codes for MSSDGASPLPGPDMTMKPGAALSPFTALPFPQPGPGPPDQPPWGPPSQHPVPSALSPGNPLVLSAFPSPLLVTGDGGPGPSGAGAGKVTVKVKTEGGPAEPSQTQNFILTQAALNWTASGAPFGGPESPAPRFLTASNVKTLLPLKAVGVSQEGLPGLPTQAPLPAAQLAPIVPPEKASPGPHGATGEGGPAAARSKPSLDDLSYTSKGVYENFQCWQRYRALARRHLSQSPDAEALSCFLIPVLRSPARQKATMTVEEGLPRAVQEWEHTSNFDRMIFYEMAEKFMEFESTEEMQVQNTQLMNGSQGVPPEAPLKLDPPGTPAPEVCQQAVYIPKKAASKARVPRRRQRKTQRPPAPEAPKEIPPEAVKEYTDIMEGLVASHLATEESDGKQEEEEQQRQEEGMYPDMDLLSYINELCSQEAFVSKVEAVIHPQFLADLLSPEQQRDPLALTEELEQEEGLGLAQLVQKRLLPLEEEEDAEVPPSCSGALLDSHPSVSDEDEDGAGQPRPSPGLWMAGGTICLGKSASLGKRAREVPAGQEQDLDGLRGMCRDGNTLPSPSGWDLQLELAAPQGTQGPLGIERRGSGKVTNQIAPLQDGHLGGAESPGCSRVGDRTSEALPLCWQEGPQFEIVLSLDAGLAELAPLQGQGSGKQALGLQTERRIGGLGVAPQETEPLAVPQEGSSGAMWGDDRGPPTVQRSDQNPSPRAAGDRGGDGTSLSPGVCLSSEMDAVGLEMPLQIEEVIENFQDWECVTEHQQGGQALGSRSNISLGPGENTAPGDVGSSIVSCGGTDATATLEKRNYCSSSGPLRANSPASSLKENREQSPETLWVPKHLWVEGCPPLLESRIGASILGASEETLLPANQGNNLILGTQDTSSFPEASPEAGSGGNSTSPLVEATDQVNILDVRDAGGLQLGVSKDTCPLSFNSYDPQGEGREDTDLSEPKDLAPLPGDPESYAHGTPKSTAPHQGLRSTSPRLVLREASPVKETCSSADGAKGEEWGDEEDEEFSNFAHLLASKLSLSPRGPPLSFRPASGLFSSGGRGAQRASHSLVAEARGLSQPPYPVAKSGKRALVGGPAPAEKRPFQGAELGAPGKKPLPLGVVRAAQPRKRRRDGFLTGRRKKRRRTQ; via the exons ATGTCTTCAGATGGAG CGTCTCCATTGCCAGGACCCGACATGACCATGAAACCGGGCGCTGCCCTGTCTCCTTTCACTgcacttcccttcccccagcctggtCCTGGACCACCAGACCAACCACCCTGGGGGCCGCCCTCGCAGCACCCTGTGCCTTCGGCACTCTCTCCAGGCAACCCTCTGGTGCTCTCTGCATTCCCCAGCCCGTTGTTGGTGACAGGGGATGGGGGCCCTGGCCCCAGTGGAGCTGGAGCTGGCAAGGTCACTGTCAAAGTCAAGACAGAAGGAGGGCCAGCTGAGCCCTCCCAAACTCAGAACTTTATCCTAACTCAGGCCGCCCTCAATTGGACTGCCTCAGGTGCTCCCTTCGGGGGCCCTGAGAGTCCTGCCCCCAGATTCCTGACAGCCTCTAATGTGAAGACCCTTCTGCCCCTGAAAGCAGTTGGGGTGAGCCAGGAGGGCCTCCCAGGCCTTCCTACTCAGGCTCCATTACCAGCTGCCCAACTGGCCCCCATCGTGCCCCCGGAAAAGGCTTCGCCAGGGCCGCATGGGGCAACTGGGGAAGGAGGTCCTGCGGCTGCCCGATCCAAGCCCTCACTGGATGACCTCTCTTATACGTCCAAGGGTGTTTATGAGAATTTCCAATGCTGGCAGCGCTACAGAGCGTTGGCAAGGAGGCACTTATCCCAAAGTCCTGATGCAGAGGCCCTTTCCTGCTTTCTTAT CCCAGTGCTTCGTTCCCCGGCCCGGCAGAAGGCCACTATGACCGTGGAGGAGGGACTGCCAAGGGCTGTGCAGGAGTGGGAACATACCAGCAACTTTGACCGGATGATCTTTTATGAGATGGCAGAAAA GTTCATGGAATTTGAGTCCACGGAGGAGATGCAGGTTCAGAACACACAGCTAATGAATGGGTCCCAGGGCGTGCCTCCTGAAGCCCCTCTGAAGCTTGATCCTCCAGGGACCCCAGCCCCCGAGGTTTGCCAGCAGGCAG TGTACATTCCCAAGAAGGCAGCCTCCAAGGCGCGGGTGCCCCGCCGGCGGCAGCGCAAGACCCAGAGGCCTCCGGCTCCTGAGGCACCCAAGGAGATCCCACCAGAGGCGGTGAAGGAATATACCGACATCATGGAAGGGCTGGTGGCGAGCCACTTGGCCACCGAGGAGTCGGATGgaaaacaggaagaggaagagcagCAGCGGCAGGAGGAAGGGATGTATCCAGATATGGATCTCCTGAGTTACATCAATGAGCTGTGTTCTCAGGAGGCCTTTGTCTCCAAG GTGGAGGCCGTCATTCACCCTCAATTTTTGGCAGATCTGCTGTCCCCAGAACAACAGAGGGATCCCTTGGCCTTAACTGAGGAGCTGGAACAAGAAGAAGGACTCGGTCTTGCCCAG CTGGTCCAGAAGCGACTCCTGCCcttggaagaggaggaggatgcaGAGGTACCTCCAAGCTGCAGTGGAGCTCTATTGGACTCACATCCTTCTGTTTCTGATGAGGATGAAGATGGGGCTGGGCAGCCTCGGCCCTCACCTGGGCTTTGGATGGCTGGAGGCACCATCTGCCTTGGAAAGTCTGCTTCTCTGGGAAAGCGGGCAAGAGAAGTGCCTGCTGGGCAGGAGCAGGACTTAGATGGCCTGAGGGGGATGTGCAGGGATGGGAACACTCTGCCATCCCCCAGTGGCTGGGACCTGCAGCTAGAACTTGCAGCTCCACAGGGAACGCAAGGGCCCTTGGGTATAGAGAGAAGAGGTTCTGGGAAGGTTACAAACCAGATAGCCCCACTTCAGGATGGCCACCTGGGAGGCGCTGAGTCCCCTGGGTGCTCCCGGGTGGGTGATAGGACTTCTGAGGCTCTGCCCCTTTGCTGGCAGGAAGGCCCCCAGTTCGAGATAGTTCTCAGTTTGGATGCTGGACTTGCAGAGCTGGCTCCTCTGCAAGGACAGGGGTCCGGAAAgcaggccctggggctgcagaCTGAACGACGGATAGGGGGTCTTGGAGTGGCTCCCCAGGAGACGGAGCCATTAGCAGTGCCCCAGGAAGGCTCTTCAGGGGCCATGTGGGGAGATGACAGAGGTCCTCCCACGGTTCAGCGTTCCGACCAAAACCCCTCCCCTAGAGCAGCTGGGGATAGGGGCGGGGACGGGACCTCCCTCAGTCCGGGAGTTTGCCTCAGCAGTGAGATGGATGCCGTAGGCTTGGAGATGCCCTTACAGATCGAGGAGGTCATAGAGAACTTCCAGGATTGGGAATGTGTCACTGAGCACCAGCAGGGCGGCCAGGCATTGGGCTCCAGAAGCAACATTTCTCTGGGTCCCGGAGAAAACACAGCACCTGGGGATGTGGGAAGCAGCATAGTTAGCTGTGGAGGCACAGATGCCACAGCTACCCTAGAAAAGAGAAACTACTGCAGCTCGTCAGGACCTCTGAGGGCCAACAGCCCGGCCTCAAGCCTTAAAGAAAATAGAGAGCAGAGCCCTGAGACTCTATGGGTTCCCAAGCATCTGTGGGTTGAAGGTTGCCCCCCGTTGCTAGAAAGCAGAATTGGTGCCTCTATACTGGGGGCTTCTGAAGAAACCCTCCTGCCTGCAAATCAAGGCAACAACCTTATCCTGGGGACCCAGGATACCTCCTCCTTCCCTGAGGCCAGCCCAGAGGCAGGGAGCGGAGGCAATTCCACTTCTCCCCTGGTGGAAGCCACAGATCAGGTCAACATACTAGATGTTAGGGATGCCGGTGGCCTCCAGCTAGGGGTCAGTAAGGATACCTGCCCACTAAGTTTTAATTCTTATGACCCCCAAGGTGAAGGCAGGGAGGATACTGATTTATCTGAGCCTAAAGACCTTGCTCCCTTACCAGGGGATCCAGAGTCTTACGCACATGGGACGCCCAAATCAACAGCTCCCCACCAGGGTCTTAGAAGCACTTCCCCTAGATTAGTTCTGAGAGAAGCCTCTCCTGTCAAAGAAACATGCAGCTCAGCAGATGGGGCCAAAGGCGAGGAGTGGGGGGACGAGGAGGACGAGGAATTCTCCAACTTTGCCCACCTCTTGGCCTCTAAACTTAGCCTCTCACCAAGGGGGCCTCCCCTCAGTTTTCGCCCTGCCTCAGGCCTGTTCTCCTCAGGGGGTCGGGGGGCCCAGAGAGCATCCCACTCCCTCGTTGCTGAGGCAAGAGGCCTCAGCCAGCCTCCGTATCCTGTTGCCAAGTCTGGGAAGCGAGCTCTAGTTGGCGGCCCAGCCCCTGCTGAAAAGAGGCCCTTCCAGGGAGCTGAACTTGGGGCACCTGGGAAGAAACCCCTGCCTCTGGGAGTGGTTCGGGCCGCACAGCCTCGTAAAAGAAGGCGTGATGGTTTCCTCACAGGTAGGAGGAAGAAACGACGTCGTACCCAGTAG